The following proteins come from a genomic window of Halomarina ordinaria:
- the icd gene encoding isocitrate dehydrogenase (NADP(+)) produces the protein MSYEKVEVPEGGESITVADAESDELEVPDNPVIPIIYGDGIGQDVGPAAQTVLEAAAEATGREIHWMRLYAGESAREMYDENLPNDTIEAIKEFRVAIKGPLTTPVGAGFRSLNVALRKKLDLYTNMRPTYHLDGVPSPVKHPEQMDMVNFRENTEDVYAGIEWEAGTEEVEQVRTFIEEEMGFDSTIHDGPVGIGIKPITEFGTKRLVRKAIDYALENGRDSVTLVHKGNIMKFTEGTFRDWGYEVAEEEYGEEVITEDTLWEERDGDAPEDAVVVNDRIADNMLQQLLTRTDQYDVLAMPNLNGDYLSDAAGAQIGGLGIAPGANIGDGRMLAEPVHGSAPKYAGQDKVNPSAMILSGRIMLEYLGWTDAADLVKDALEETISSKQVTYDIERQIEGGEKLATSEFAEKVAENIRDRA, from the coding sequence ATGAGCTACGAGAAGGTCGAGGTGCCCGAAGGCGGCGAATCCATCACCGTAGCGGACGCCGAGAGCGACGAACTGGAGGTCCCCGACAACCCCGTCATCCCCATCATCTACGGGGACGGCATCGGGCAGGACGTCGGGCCGGCGGCCCAGACGGTCCTCGAGGCGGCCGCGGAGGCGACCGGGCGTGAGATACACTGGATGCGCCTCTACGCCGGCGAGTCCGCCCGCGAGATGTACGACGAGAACCTCCCGAACGACACCATCGAGGCCATCAAGGAGTTCCGCGTCGCCATCAAGGGCCCCCTGACGACGCCCGTCGGCGCCGGCTTCCGCTCGCTGAACGTCGCGCTCCGAAAGAAGCTCGACCTCTACACGAACATGCGGCCGACCTACCACCTCGACGGGGTCCCCTCGCCGGTCAAACACCCCGAGCAGATGGACATGGTCAACTTCCGCGAGAACACGGAGGACGTCTACGCCGGCATCGAGTGGGAGGCCGGCACCGAGGAGGTCGAACAGGTCCGCACGTTCATCGAGGAGGAGATGGGCTTCGACTCGACCATCCACGACGGCCCGGTCGGCATCGGCATCAAGCCCATCACGGAGTTCGGCACGAAGCGCCTCGTCCGCAAGGCCATCGACTACGCGCTGGAGAACGGCCGCGACTCGGTGACGCTCGTCCACAAGGGCAACATCATGAAGTTCACCGAGGGCACCTTCCGCGACTGGGGCTACGAGGTCGCCGAGGAGGAGTACGGCGAGGAGGTCATCACCGAGGACACGCTCTGGGAGGAGCGCGACGGTGACGCCCCCGAGGACGCCGTCGTCGTCAACGACCGCATCGCCGACAACATGCTCCAGCAGCTACTGACGCGCACGGACCAGTACGACGTGCTCGCCATGCCCAACCTCAACGGCGACTACCTCTCGGACGCCGCGGGCGCGCAGATCGGCGGCCTCGGCATCGCCCCCGGCGCCAACATCGGCGACGGGCGCATGCTCGCCGAACCCGTCCACGGCAGCGCGCCGAAGTACGCCGGCCAGGACAAGGTCAACCCCTCCGCGATGATCCTCTCGGGCCGCATCATGCTCGAGTATCTCGGCTGGACCGACGCCGCCGACCTCGTGAAGGACGCCCTCGAGGAGACCATCTCCTCGAAGCAGGTCACCTACGACATCGAGCGCCAGATCGAGGGCGGCGAGAAACTCGCCACCAGCGAGTTCGCCGAGAAGGTCGCCGAGAACATCCGCGACCGCGCCTGA
- a CDS encoding 2-oxo acid dehydrogenase subunit E2 → MAYIVRMPKLGLEMERGVLLEWYVAEGGECEEGDPVAEIESEKTTAEVDAREGGVLRATYLEEGEEVEPGTPIGIIAGADEDVSDLETQVRADLGDGDVAEGGEPASEEATTEADESAPKSAVKHAGNGASESATGVEEVRASPRARKRAEELGVDLTSVEGTGPQESITAEDVAAAAESTGDAAEVKASPRARKRADELGVDLASVEATGPQGSVTEEDVEAAAESADEPVTETPAGLTLREERPFDGMRRTIARRLGESYREAVHVTAHRTIDAEELVAAREAASEALSADLSLTDLLLVALSDALDDHPEFNAHFEDGSHRLYEEHNICLAVDVEAGLIAPVVRDVDSTPLPELADARRDLTERVLDGDYTMDDLSGGTFTVSNLGVLGVESFDPVINPPQVAILGVDALQRRPVATESGVSVRRVLPVDLSFDHRVVDGADAARFLGSLKEAAEDPWSLLPEAVERVPAGEALDLPERDVTARMRDDTAGTVGVGPVEWDFDVPEDLGGGATGPTPVDMFLGSLGACLSLSLRMQADRSDTPLSDVDVRVRGSPERGWLEEVAVTVTLESSADDAALDRLVELGERNCYVTAALADDVPLEISWRRA, encoded by the coding sequence ATGGCGTACATCGTTCGGATGCCGAAGCTCGGACTGGAGATGGAACGGGGGGTGCTGCTCGAGTGGTACGTCGCCGAGGGCGGCGAGTGCGAGGAGGGGGACCCCGTCGCGGAGATAGAGTCGGAGAAGACCACCGCCGAGGTCGACGCCCGCGAGGGCGGCGTCCTCCGGGCGACCTACCTGGAGGAGGGCGAGGAGGTCGAACCGGGGACGCCCATCGGCATCATCGCGGGCGCCGACGAGGACGTCTCGGACCTCGAAACGCAGGTGCGGGCGGACCTGGGCGACGGCGACGTGGCCGAGGGGGGCGAACCGGCGTCGGAGGAGGCCACCACGGAGGCGGACGAGAGCGCCCCGAAGTCGGCGGTCAAGCACGCCGGAAACGGTGCGAGCGAATCGGCCACCGGGGTGGAGGAGGTCCGCGCCTCCCCCCGCGCCCGCAAGCGGGCCGAGGAACTGGGCGTCGACCTGACGAGCGTCGAGGGGACCGGACCGCAGGAGTCGATAACCGCCGAGGACGTCGCGGCGGCGGCCGAATCGACGGGGGACGCGGCCGAGGTGAAGGCGAGTCCCCGGGCGCGAAAGCGCGCCGACGAACTCGGGGTGGACCTGGCGAGCGTCGAGGCGACGGGGCCGCAGGGGTCGGTCACCGAGGAGGACGTGGAGGCGGCCGCGGAGTCCGCGGACGAACCCGTGACCGAGACGCCGGCCGGCCTCACCCTCCGCGAGGAGCGCCCGTTCGACGGGATGCGCCGGACCATCGCCCGGCGACTGGGCGAGAGCTATCGCGAGGCCGTCCACGTCACCGCCCACCGGACCATCGACGCGGAGGAACTCGTCGCCGCGCGCGAGGCGGCGAGCGAGGCGCTCTCGGCGGACCTGTCGCTCACCGACCTGCTGCTCGTGGCGCTCTCGGACGCGCTCGACGACCACCCCGAGTTCAACGCCCACTTCGAGGACGGCTCCCACCGCCTCTACGAGGAACACAACATCTGCCTCGCGGTCGACGTCGAGGCGGGGCTCATCGCCCCCGTGGTCCGCGACGTCGACTCCACCCCGTTGCCGGAACTCGCCGACGCCCGCCGCGACCTGACCGAGCGGGTCCTCGACGGCGACTACACGATGGACGACCTCTCTGGCGGCACGTTCACCGTCTCGAACCTGGGCGTCCTCGGCGTCGAGTCGTTCGACCCCGTCATCAATCCGCCGCAGGTCGCCATCCTCGGCGTCGACGCCCTCCAGCGTCGCCCCGTCGCCACCGAGTCGGGCGTCTCGGTCCGACGGGTGCTCCCGGTCGACCTCTCGTTCGACCACCGGGTCGTCGACGGGGCCGACGCCGCGCGCTTCCTCGGGTCGCTGAAGGAGGCCGCCGAGGACCCGTGGTCGCTGCTCCCCGAGGCGGTCGAACGGGTCCCGGCCGGGGAGGCGCTCGACCTGCCCGAGCGCGACGTGACCGCGCGGATGCGCGACGATACCGCGGGAACCGTCGGCGTCGGTCCCGTCGAGTGGGACTTCGACGTCCCCGAGGACCTCGGCGGCGGGGCGACGGGGCCGACGCCGGTGGACATGTTCCTCGGGTCGCTCGGCGCGTGTCTCTCGCTCAGCCTCCGGATGCAGGCCGACCGGAGCGACACGCCGCTCTCGGACGTCGACGTCCGCGTCCGGGGGTCGCCCGAACGCGGCTGGCTCGAAGAGGTGGCGGTGACGGTGACACTCGAATCGAGCGCGGACGACGCGGCCCTCGACCGACTGGTCGAACTCGGCGAGCGCAACTGCTACGTCACGGCCGCGCTGGCCGACGACGTCCCCCTCGAGATATCGTGGCGGCGCGCCTGA
- a CDS encoding VOC family protein — protein MSPVVPDIGVDVPEISQVAFVVEDIEDGMDRFGALLGVGPWQLYRFEPPALHDTTFRGEDHDYSMILALATVGDTMIELIEPLEGPSLYTEHLEEHGEGLHHVACFAFEDPPAVVEAFEENGMPVVQSGVFEETPYWYFDTADDLNGVIFETADNVDALPDPDRTYPD, from the coding sequence ATGTCTCCAGTCGTACCTGACATCGGCGTCGACGTGCCCGAGATCAGCCAGGTGGCGTTCGTCGTCGAGGACATCGAGGACGGGATGGACCGCTTCGGGGCGCTCCTCGGCGTCGGGCCGTGGCAACTGTACCGCTTCGAACCGCCCGCGCTCCACGACACCACCTTCCGCGGCGAGGACCACGACTACTCGATGATACTGGCGCTGGCGACGGTCGGCGACACGATGATAGAGCTCATCGAACCGCTGGAGGGGCCGAGCCTCTACACGGAACACCTGGAGGAACACGGCGAGGGGCTCCACCACGTCGCCTGCTTCGCCTTCGAGGACCCGCCGGCGGTGGTCGAGGCGTTCGAGGAGAACGGGATGCCCGTCGTCCAGAGCGGCGTCTTCGAGGAGACGCCCTACTGGTACTTCGACACGGCAGACGACCTGAACGGGGTCATCTTCGAGACGGCCGACAACGTGGACGCGCTCCCCGACCCCGACCGGACGTACCCCGACTGA
- a CDS encoding NAD(+)/NADH kinase, translating to MATVGLVVNPSAGRDIRRLTGGATVSDRYAKLQTARCVLAGMTTVPSTPDLLAMPDKANIGQEVVEEAEDVDGELLDQPVTGSGEDTRTAAAAFAERADCVVVLGGDGTNRDVAAAVGDVPVASISTGTNNVVPTAIDGTPAGAAAALVAAGAVPSDAVTVRHRTVVASVDDNGGRREFVGLATLSVLDRPFVGTRAVLDPGDFVGGVVSRASPGDVGLSGIAGTLGAVAPDDPGGVGLRLGPAEDAPTVVRAMSTPGVVGRIGVTDHRRLDDGEAVVFDVPEGVLSADGERELEVRDARVEVRARAEGPRFVDFPSVFDRAAAEGLFVE from the coding sequence GTGGCGACCGTTGGACTCGTCGTGAACCCGTCGGCGGGCCGCGACATCAGGCGGCTCACCGGCGGCGCCACCGTCAGCGACCGCTACGCGAAGCTCCAGACCGCCCGGTGCGTCCTCGCCGGGATGACGACCGTCCCGTCGACGCCCGACCTGCTGGCGATGCCGGACAAGGCGAACATCGGGCAGGAGGTCGTCGAGGAGGCGGAGGACGTCGACGGCGAACTGCTCGACCAGCCGGTCACCGGTTCGGGCGAGGACACCCGGACGGCGGCCGCGGCGTTCGCCGAGCGCGCCGACTGCGTCGTCGTCCTCGGCGGTGACGGGACGAACCGCGACGTGGCGGCCGCCGTCGGGGACGTCCCCGTGGCGAGCATCTCGACGGGGACGAACAACGTCGTCCCGACGGCCATCGACGGCACGCCCGCGGGGGCCGCCGCCGCCCTCGTGGCAGCCGGGGCGGTCCCGAGCGACGCGGTGACGGTCCGCCACCGGACCGTCGTCGCGTCCGTCGACGACAACGGCGGGCGGCGCGAGTTCGTCGGCCTCGCCACCCTCTCGGTGCTCGACCGGCCGTTCGTCGGGACGCGCGCCGTCCTCGACCCGGGCGACTTCGTCGGGGGCGTCGTCTCGCGCGCCTCGCCGGGCGACGTCGGCCTCTCGGGCATCGCGGGCACGCTCGGCGCGGTGGCGCCCGACGACCCGGGCGGCGTCGGCCTCCGACTCGGGCCCGCCGAGGACGCCCCCACCGTCGTCCGGGCGATGAGCACCCCCGGCGTCGTCGGCCGTATCGGCGTCACCGACCACCGCCGCCTCGACGACGGCGAAGCGGTCGTCTTCGACGTTCCCGAGGGGGTGCTGAGCGCGGACGGCGAGCGCGAACTGGAGGTGAGAGACGCCCGCGTCGAGGTCCGCGCCCGCGCCGAGGGACCGCGGTTCGTCGACTTCCCGAGCGTGTTCGACCGCGCGGCGGCCGAGGGACTGTTCGTCGAGTGA
- a CDS encoding alpha-ketoacid dehydrogenase subunit beta, whose translation MSTETQTSYDPDQTTTMTMREAIRQALREELDRDEDVFLMGEDVGHFGGVLDVTDGLYDEFGDTRVRDTPISEAGFMGAGVGAAATGSRPVVEIMFSDFLGVSMEQVMNQMAKMRYMFGGKTEMPITVRTTEGGGMGAASQHSGTVHTWFAHFPGLLAVTPGTPAAAKGLLKTAIRSDDPVFFFENKMTYEQQGEVPTDEEFTIPLGEANVEREGEDVTVVATQRLVGESLSAADELDGDVSLEVIDLRSLYPLDTDTLVESLNKTGRMVVADESPLSYGVHSEVVARVMENAFFSIDAPIERVGVPDTHIPFSPALEGEVLPDAADVRRAVQRIT comes from the coding sequence ATGAGCACGGAGACCCAGACCAGCTACGACCCGGACCAGACGACGACGATGACCATGCGCGAGGCGATACGACAGGCGCTTCGCGAGGAACTCGACCGCGACGAGGACGTCTTCCTCATGGGCGAGGACGTCGGCCACTTCGGGGGCGTCCTCGACGTGACCGACGGCCTCTACGACGAGTTCGGTGACACGCGCGTGCGCGACACCCCAATCAGCGAGGCGGGCTTCATGGGCGCGGGCGTCGGTGCGGCCGCCACCGGCTCTCGCCCCGTCGTCGAGATCATGTTCAGCGACTTCCTCGGCGTCAGCATGGAGCAGGTGATGAACCAGATGGCGAAGATGCGCTACATGTTCGGCGGGAAGACGGAGATGCCCATCACCGTCCGCACCACCGAGGGTGGCGGCATGGGCGCCGCGAGCCAGCACTCCGGCACCGTCCACACCTGGTTCGCGCACTTCCCCGGCCTGCTCGCGGTGACGCCCGGGACCCCGGCCGCGGCGAAGGGCCTGCTCAAGACGGCCATCCGCTCGGACGACCCGGTGTTCTTCTTCGAGAACAAGATGACCTACGAGCAGCAGGGGGAGGTCCCCACCGACGAGGAGTTCACCATCCCGCTCGGCGAGGCGAACGTCGAGCGCGAGGGCGAGGACGTCACCGTCGTCGCCACCCAGCGCCTCGTCGGGGAGTCGCTCAGCGCGGCCGACGAACTCGACGGCGACGTGAGTCTGGAGGTCATCGACCTGCGCTCGCTCTACCCGCTCGACACCGACACGCTCGTCGAGAGCCTGAACAAGACCGGCCGGATGGTCGTCGCCGACGAGAGCCCGCTCTCCTACGGCGTCCACTCGGAGGTCGTCGCGCGCGTCATGGAGAACGCGTTCTTCAGCATCGACGCACCCATCGAGCGCGTCGGCGTGCCCGACACGCACATCCCGTTCAGTCCGGCGCTCGAAGGGGAAGTCCTCCCCGACGCGGCCGACGTCCGTCGGGCGGTCCAGCGTATCACCTGA
- a CDS encoding thiamine pyrophosphate-dependent dehydrogenase E1 component subunit alpha, producing MVTIDIETEDGRREALRRMLTIRAFDSTASDYFADGEIPGFVHLYIGEEAVGTGACAALEDQDYITSTHRGHGHCIAKGLDPKYMMAELFGKRDGYCNGKGGSMHIADVDAGMLGANGIVGAGPPLATGAALTAQQKGEDRIALAFFGDGAVAQGQVHEAINLAATWDLPAVFLVENNQFGEGTPVDLQHNVQALSETAEAYDIPGFTIDGMDITAVYEAVGQARERAASGDGPTFIEAETYRYRGHFEGDPQPYRDDDDVARWRERDPIETFKDRLVDRGELTEEEYEALREEAESTIEEAVDYARNAEDPAPAEAYDDMFAVPVPEIEQFADRMRADGGTR from the coding sequence ATGGTAACAATAGACATCGAGACGGAGGACGGCCGACGCGAGGCGCTCCGCCGGATGCTCACCATCCGGGCGTTCGACAGCACCGCGTCGGACTACTTCGCGGACGGCGAGATACCGGGGTTCGTCCACCTCTACATCGGCGAGGAGGCGGTCGGCACGGGCGCCTGTGCCGCCCTGGAGGACCAGGACTACATCACGAGCACCCACCGCGGCCACGGCCACTGCATCGCGAAGGGCCTCGACCCGAAGTACATGATGGCCGAACTGTTCGGCAAGCGCGACGGCTACTGCAACGGCAAAGGCGGGTCGATGCACATCGCGGACGTCGACGCGGGGATGCTCGGCGCGAACGGCATCGTCGGTGCGGGCCCGCCGCTGGCGACGGGGGCGGCGCTCACCGCCCAGCAGAAGGGCGAGGACCGCATCGCCCTCGCCTTCTTCGGTGACGGCGCGGTCGCACAGGGGCAGGTCCACGAGGCCATCAACCTCGCGGCGACGTGGGACCTGCCGGCGGTGTTCCTCGTCGAGAACAACCAGTTCGGCGAAGGGACGCCGGTGGACCTCCAGCACAACGTCCAGGCGCTCTCCGAGACCGCGGAGGCGTACGACATCCCCGGGTTCACCATCGACGGGATGGACATCACGGCGGTGTACGAGGCGGTCGGGCAGGCCCGCGAACGCGCCGCCAGCGGCGACGGCCCGACGTTCATCGAGGCGGAGACGTATCGCTACCGGGGGCACTTCGAGGGCGACCCACAACCCTACCGCGACGACGACGACGTCGCCCGCTGGCGCGAGCGCGACCCCATAGAGACGTTCAAGGACCGCCTCGTCGACCGCGGGGAGTTGACCGAGGAGGAGTACGAGGCGTTGCGCGAGGAGGCCGAGTCGACCATCGAGGAGGCCGTCGACTACGCCCGGAACGCCGAGGACCCGGCGCCCGCGGAGGCGTACGACGACATGTTCGCCGTCCCGGTCCCGGAGATAGAACAGTTCGCAGACCGCATGCGCGCCGACGGCGGCACGAGGTGA
- a CDS encoding isoaspartyl peptidase/L-asparaginase, producing the protein MHVITHGGAGGTVDEPAARQAVLDEATEAGARADTPVDAVVETVRVLESSPRFNAGVGGARQSDGVVRTDAGIMTNDRAVGAACAMPGVEHACEVARVVMEETPHVCLSGVHAVDLAAAFGIETGVDLESEATRERWAALDPAPPAADDLRGQLAWLTGTFGGSAPTGADARPEDYDTVGAVATDGERVATCTSTGGRWAALAGRVGDVPQVGSGFFATHAGGASATGAGEDIVRVTLARRAVDHLELGRDAETAATLAVEEFEDITGSEAGVVVMDRDGEAGSAFNSSGMQTSRAP; encoded by the coding sequence ATGCACGTCATCACACACGGCGGGGCCGGCGGGACGGTCGACGAACCGGCGGCGCGGCAGGCGGTCCTCGACGAGGCGACGGAGGCGGGCGCGCGGGCCGACACACCCGTCGACGCCGTCGTCGAGACGGTTCGCGTCCTCGAGTCCTCCCCGCGGTTCAACGCGGGCGTCGGCGGGGCGCGACAGTCCGACGGCGTCGTCCGGACCGACGCGGGCATCATGACGAACGACCGCGCCGTCGGGGCGGCCTGCGCGATGCCGGGGGTCGAACACGCCTGCGAGGTGGCCCGCGTCGTCATGGAGGAGACGCCGCACGTCTGTCTCTCGGGCGTCCACGCGGTCGACCTCGCGGCCGCCTTCGGGATAGAGACGGGCGTCGACCTGGAGAGCGAGGCCACCCGCGAGCGGTGGGCCGCCCTCGACCCCGCGCCGCCCGCGGCCGACGACCTGCGGGGGCAACTCGCGTGGCTCACCGGGACGTTCGGCGGGAGCGCGCCGACCGGCGCCGACGCCCGCCCGGAGGACTACGACACGGTCGGCGCCGTCGCCACCGACGGCGAGCGGGTGGCGACCTGTACCTCGACCGGCGGGCGGTGGGCCGCGCTCGCCGGGCGCGTCGGCGACGTCCCCCAGGTCGGGTCGGGGTTCTTCGCCACGCACGCGGGCGGCGCGAGCGCCACCGGCGCCGGCGAGGACATCGTCCGCGTCACCCTCGCCCGCCGGGCGGTCGACCACCTCGAACTCGGCCGCGACGCCGAGACGGCCGCCACGCTGGCCGTCGAGGAGTTCGAGGACATCACCGGGAGCGAGGCGGGCGTCGTCGTCATGGACCGCGACGGCGAGGCCGGCAGCGCGTTCAACTCCTCGGGGATGCAGACGAGTCGCGCTCCGTAG
- the map gene encoding type II methionyl aminopeptidase encodes MSDVDLSTESYENHREAGRILAQVRDEAAERTEVGSGYLELSEWIEDRIRELGGAPAFPVNISVDHEAAHGAAGVDDERTIGEEMVKLDIGVHIDGWLADTAVTVDLSGHAELTEASEQALEAALELVEPGVSTGDLGAEIEHVIDGYGYNPVVNLTGHGLGHWEQHTPPNIPNRAVDTGVELSVGDVVAVEPFATDGSGKVSEGATEEIYSLERDRSVRNRQARQALEQITEQFRTLPFATRWLDVDRPEMVIRRLKQQGIVHGYPVLQEAAGTLVSQREHTVIVTEDGCEVTTRQ; translated from the coding sequence ATGAGCGACGTCGACCTCTCGACCGAGTCGTACGAGAACCACCGCGAGGCGGGGCGCATCCTCGCGCAGGTGCGGGACGAGGCCGCGGAGCGCACCGAGGTCGGGTCCGGCTACCTCGAACTCAGCGAGTGGATAGAGGACCGCATCCGGGAACTGGGCGGCGCGCCCGCCTTCCCGGTCAACATCAGCGTCGACCACGAGGCGGCCCACGGCGCCGCGGGCGTCGACGACGAGCGGACCATCGGCGAGGAGATGGTGAAACTCGACATCGGCGTCCACATCGACGGCTGGCTGGCGGACACCGCCGTCACGGTCGACCTCTCGGGACACGCCGAACTGACGGAGGCGAGCGAACAGGCACTGGAGGCCGCTCTCGAACTCGTCGAACCCGGTGTGAGCACCGGCGACCTCGGCGCCGAAATCGAGCACGTCATCGACGGCTACGGCTACAACCCCGTCGTCAACCTGACGGGCCACGGCCTCGGTCACTGGGAGCAACACACCCCCCCGAACATCCCCAACCGGGCGGTCGACACCGGCGTCGAACTCTCCGTGGGCGACGTCGTCGCCGTCGAACCGTTCGCCACCGACGGCAGCGGGAAGGTGAGCGAGGGTGCCACGGAGGAGATCTACTCGCTCGAACGGGACCGCTCGGTCCGCAACCGGCAGGCCCGCCAGGCGCTCGAACAGATAACCGAGCAGTTCCGGACGCTCCCGTTCGCCACCCGGTGGCTCGACGTCGACCGCCCCGAGATGGTCATCCGACGGCTCAAACAGCAGGGCATCGTCCACGGCTACCCCGTCCTCCAGGAGGCGGCGGGGACCCTCGTGAGCCAGCGAGAACACACCGTCATCGTCACCGAGGACGGGTGCGAGGTGACGACGCGACAGTGA
- a CDS encoding DUF7835 family putative zinc beta-ribbon protein: MAATRNQSDDMNEGCAECGRETPHGVRLEIRTESQKSENAQFSREPYRVSTCRVCGTETALRMNNA; encoded by the coding sequence ATGGCAGCAACACGAAATCAATCGGACGACATGAACGAGGGCTGTGCGGAGTGCGGCCGTGAGACTCCCCACGGCGTCCGCCTCGAGATACGCACCGAGAGCCAGAAGTCGGAGAACGCACAGTTCTCGCGCGAGCCCTACCGTGTCAGCACCTGCCGGGTATGCGGGACGGAGACGGCGCTGCGCATGAACAACGCGTAG
- a CDS encoding HIT family protein has protein sequence MEQLVAPWRIEWVERDDSASAEADEGCVFCRLPERGDDRETLVVARSAHAFVLLNNYPYNPGHAMVIPYDHAGDYRALDDATLLDHARLKQRTFDAIEDALGPDAFNAGLNLGGPAGGSVADHLHTHVVPRWEGDTNFMPVVSGTKVIVEAVEETYDRVHEAFAAQSDATVTETGAVRVDFD, from the coding sequence ATGGAGCAACTAGTCGCCCCGTGGCGCATCGAGTGGGTCGAGCGCGACGATTCGGCGTCGGCGGAGGCGGACGAAGGGTGTGTCTTCTGTCGCCTGCCCGAACGTGGCGACGACCGGGAGACCCTCGTCGTGGCTCGCTCGGCGCACGCCTTCGTCCTCCTCAACAACTACCCCTACAACCCCGGCCACGCGATGGTCATCCCCTACGACCACGCCGGCGACTACCGTGCCCTCGACGACGCGACCCTCCTCGACCACGCCCGTCTGAAACAGCGGACGTTCGACGCTATCGAGGACGCCCTCGGTCCCGACGCGTTCAACGCCGGCCTGAACCTCGGCGGTCCCGCCGGCGGGTCGGTCGCGGACCACCTCCACACGCACGTCGTCCCCCGCTGGGAGGGCGACACGAACTTCATGCCCGTCGTCTCGGGGACGAAGGTCATCGTCGAGGCCGTCGAGGAGACGTACGACCGCGTCCACGAGGCGTTCGCCGCCCAGTCGGACGCGACGGTGACGGAGACCGGGGCGGTCCGCGTCGACTTCGACTGA
- a CDS encoding cation diffusion facilitator family transporter: protein MDRVAALRRVGLVVLGVNALLALAKGGVYVSTGSLAVGSEAVNSLGDAVYSLVIVAGLYVTTQPPDEVHPHGHERIEPFVSLFVALGLFAAGGAVLWQSLEAALAGGTTGAPGVLAVAVLAGGAGAKYLLYRYCLRAAEVHRSPALRAAALDNRADILTALAALAGVLGASVGLPVLDPLAGAVVALGILYTGLDIVRDNVAYLVGAAPPEDLQDEIVARALSHPDVEGVHDVVAHYVGPEIDVSLHVEVEGKRTVREAHDIETAIVATIGDIDEVDDVFVHVDPRELGEWKDGERVGPDRGEFGEAD, encoded by the coding sequence ATGGACCGCGTCGCCGCCCTCCGCCGCGTGGGCCTCGTCGTCCTCGGGGTCAACGCGCTGCTCGCGCTCGCGAAGGGCGGCGTCTACGTCTCGACGGGGAGCCTCGCGGTCGGTTCGGAGGCCGTCAATAGCCTCGGCGACGCCGTCTACAGTCTCGTCATCGTCGCGGGGCTCTACGTCACGACCCAGCCGCCCGACGAGGTCCACCCGCACGGCCACGAGCGCATCGAACCGTTCGTCTCGCTGTTCGTCGCCCTCGGCCTCTTCGCCGCCGGCGGGGCCGTCCTCTGGCAGTCGCTGGAGGCGGCGCTCGCCGGCGGGACCACGGGCGCCCCCGGTGTCCTCGCGGTCGCCGTCCTCGCGGGCGGCGCGGGCGCGAAGTACCTCCTCTATCGCTACTGCCTCCGGGCGGCCGAGGTCCACCGCTCGCCCGCCCTCCGCGCGGCGGCGCTCGACAACCGCGCCGACATCCTCACCGCGCTGGCCGCGCTGGCCGGCGTCCTCGGCGCGAGCGTCGGCCTCCCGGTGCTCGACCCGCTCGCGGGTGCGGTGGTCGCCCTCGGCATCCTCTACACCGGCCTCGACATCGTCCGCGACAACGTCGCCTACCTCGTCGGCGCCGCCCCGCCCGAGGACCTCCAGGACGAGATCGTCGCCCGCGCGCTCTCCCATCCCGACGTCGAGGGCGTCCACGACGTCGTCGCACACTACGTCGGCCCGGAGATAGACGTGAGCCTGCACGTCGAGGTCGAGGGCAAGCGGACGGTCCGCGAGGCCCACGACATCGAGACGGCCATCGTCGCGACCATCGGCGACATCGACGAGGTCGACGACGTGTTCGTCCACGTCGACCCGCGGGAACTGGGCGAGTGGAAGGACGGCGAGCGCGTCGGACCCGACCGCGGGGAGTTCGGCGAGGCCGACTGA